The Nostoc sp. 'Lobaria pulmonaria (5183) cyanobiont' genome window below encodes:
- a CDS encoding HEAT repeat domain-containing protein, which yields MVADHSIDFQTYLESLSEDDTYRDWQDLYTPTDAIDRQRLEPKKSRRRLDLSLMVQTVPQQREGEAPDREKIERLNILEGLLKYAPVHVLLVGRPGSGKSTALERLLWEEAEKCKGAWEQRSRGEAEKLTRIPVLVELRRYKTSVLDLIRDFLTRYNLNLNRIEIENLLFTGRFLLIVDGLNELSNDEARRDLDGFRQKYRRTPMIFTTRYLGVGGDLGIEKKLEMQPLTEAQMQHFVRAYSEVGDEMLRQLAGRLRELAETPLLLWMLCEVFNDAKQIPTSLGELFRWFSGEYHKLKENVPIAEGLPEWEADLLQHLAFVMMQGDNLTELRLTISKQQARNVLAAFLQNKVAFSENCAREWLEDLLKYHLIQLRTDDQIEFRHQLIQEYYAAEFLLQHLDNVSDEKLKRDYLNYLKWTEPVALMLGLVNDERQAVRVVKLALDVDLRLGARLAGEVKREYQAQTVGLVAQLEVDQELKIRLLCITHSDIARLHLRQVLMTNGHEIYCRYILLNAKGESSHNPIFVLNLQKLAGDIEVSITSTEQIPEDGIICNTKINKFQGYTQINSNNSGWSKSFAASEESIRHSAISSLVYKGRPFGYELEDCFWFGVDDSVIERVGIERANYLLFEALVDQSPDIRNCAVSILGLIGNEAAIPTLCQTLEDEDDEVISSSVNALKQIIKPELLTLLSKNLLMTSTCTKELIDGVLTKISQIQEKRGYYNDTIVTSSLSEENPSNNLLNTLNTLNQTLKNMSETPKNDFTGATFGTIVGSVTGNIQGDNIGTQNNYASTKDIAKLETVLEQLLEKMEQDKPTVIDAQPIVAQAVESHPVLKNRQAIEQVIKNNPMLKVRLQRAVTAAGIETVKILFAPAGIAIEAIRAWNEPS from the coding sequence ATGGTTGCAGACCACAGCATAGATTTTCAAACGTATCTAGAATCTCTGAGCGAGGATGACACATATAGAGATTGGCAAGATTTATACACGCCAACTGATGCCATAGACCGTCAAAGACTTGAACCCAAAAAATCGCGCAGACGCTTAGATTTGAGTTTGATGGTGCAAACAGTACCACAGCAACGAGAAGGTGAAGCACCAGACAGAGAAAAAATTGAACGGTTGAATATCCTCGAAGGGTTACTGAAGTATGCACCCGTCCATGTATTGCTAGTAGGAAGACCGGGTTCAGGCAAATCTACAGCTTTAGAACGTTTGTTGTGGGAAGAAGCCGAAAAGTGCAAGGGAGCATGGGAGCAGAGGAGCAGAGGAGAAGCGGAAAAGCTGACAAGGATTCCCGTGCTAGTGGAGTTAAGGCGCTACAAAACTTCGGTGCTGGATTTAATTCGGGACTTTTTGACTCGCTATAATTTAAACCTCAACAGGATAGAGATTGAAAATCTACTGTTTACAGGGCGATTTTTGTTAATTGTAGACGGTTTGAATGAATTATCCAACGATGAAGCTAGGCGAGATTTAGACGGATTTAGGCAGAAATACCGCCGAACGCCGATGATTTTTACTACGCGGTATTTGGGGGTGGGGGGTGATTTAGGTATTGAAAAAAAACTGGAAATGCAACCTCTCACAGAAGCGCAGATGCAGCATTTTGTCCGCGCCTATTCAGAGGTGGGTGATGAAATGCTGCGACAGTTGGCTGGACGCTTGCGAGAATTGGCGGAAACGCCGCTGTTATTGTGGATGCTGTGTGAAGTATTTAATGATGCTAAACAAATTCCTACTAGTTTAGGTGAGCTGTTTCGTTGGTTCTCTGGAGAGTATCACAAACTCAAGGAAAATGTACCAATTGCTGAAGGGTTACCTGAGTGGGAGGCTGATTTATTGCAGCATCTAGCATTTGTAATGATGCAAGGCGATAATTTGACTGAGTTGCGATTAACTATTTCTAAACAGCAAGCTAGGAATGTTTTAGCGGCATTTTTACAGAACAAAGTAGCTTTTAGTGAGAATTGTGCAAGAGAATGGCTAGAAGATTTGCTCAAGTATCACTTAATTCAATTGCGAACAGACGACCAGATTGAATTTCGTCACCAGTTGATTCAGGAATACTACGCCGCAGAATTTCTACTCCAACACCTTGATAATGTTAGTGATGAGAAGTTAAAACGGGATTATCTGAATTATTTGAAGTGGACAGAACCCGTGGCATTGATGTTGGGGTTGGTGAATGATGAAAGGCAAGCAGTGCGAGTGGTGAAGTTAGCCTTAGATGTGGATTTAAGGTTAGGCGCAAGGTTGGCAGGAGAGGTAAAGCGAGAGTATCAAGCTCAAACGGTTGGTTTAGTTGCTCAGTTAGAAGTTGACCAAGAACTCAAAATTCGGCTTTTATGCATAACACACTCTGACATAGCAAGATTACACTTACGCCAAGTGTTAATGACAAATGGACATGAAATCTACTGCCGTTATATTCTTCTTAATGCAAAAGGTGAAAGTAGTCATAATCCCATCTTTGTTCTAAATTTACAAAAACTTGCTGGTGATATTGAAGTTAGTATTACCTCTACCGAACAAATCCCAGAAGATGGGATTATTTGCAATACAAAAATAAATAAGTTTCAAGGTTACACGCAAATTAATTCCAACAATTCTGGTTGGTCTAAGTCATTCGCTGCATCTGAAGAAAGCATTAGGCACTCTGCAATTTCTTCTCTTGTTTATAAAGGAAGACCATTTGGATATGAGTTAGAAGACTGCTTTTGGTTTGGAGTGGATGACAGTGTAATAGAACGAGTTGGTATTGAACGGGCAAATTATTTACTATTTGAAGCTTTAGTAGATCAATCCCCTGATATTCGTAACTGTGCTGTGTCAATATTAGGTTTAATAGGCAATGAAGCAGCAATACCTACTTTATGTCAAACTTTAGAAGATGAAGATGATGAAGTAATTAGTAGTTCGGTAAATGCTTTAAAGCAAATTATTAAACCTGAGTTACTTACTCTCTTGTCGAAAAATTTATTAATGACTTCAACATGTACAAAAGAATTAATAGATGGTGTACTTACTAAAATTTCTCAAATCCAAGAGAAGCGTGGTTACTACAACGATACTATTGTGACTTCTTCACTTTCGGAAGAGAATCCGTCCAATAATTTACTCAATACTCTAAACACACTTAATCAAACACTCAAAAATATGTCAGAAACTCCTAAAAATGATTTCACAGGCGCTACCTTTGGCACTATCGTAGGCAGTGTTACAGGAAATATCCAAGGTGATAACATTGGCACTCAAAACAATTACGCGTCTACAAAAGATATTGCTAAATTAGAAACTGTGCTTGAGCAGTTGCTTGAGAAAATGGAGCAGGATAAACCGACTGTAATCGATGCTCAACCTATTGTTGCTCAAGCTGTTGAGAGTCATCCAGTACTTAAAAATAGGCAAGCGATTGAGCAAGTTATCAAAAATAATCCAATGCTCAAAGTACGTTTGCAAAGAGCAGTGACAGCAGCAGGTATTGAAACTGTAAAGATTTTATTTGCTCCTGCTGGTATTGCGATTGAAGCGATTAGGGCTTGGAATGAACCTAGCTAG